The following proteins are co-located in the Mus caroli chromosome 7, CAROLI_EIJ_v1.1, whole genome shotgun sequence genome:
- the LOC110298411 gene encoding olfactory receptor 494, which produces MAFLEDGNHTLVTEFILLGLTDDRVLRVILFTIILCFYLVTVFGNLSTILLIRVSSQLHHPMYFFLSQLASVDMGLSSSVTPNMLVNFLVKQNTISYIACSIQFGLAAFFGTVECFLLAAMAYDRFVAICNPLLYSTKMSTESCIQLVVGSYIGGFLNASSFILSFFSFIFCGPNRINHFYCDLAPLVELSCSDVSVSVVVTSFSAGSVTVITMFVIAISYSYILITILKMHSTEGRHKAFSTCTSHLTAVTLYYGTITFIYVMPKSSYSTDQNKVVSVFYMVMIPMLNPLIYSLRNNEIKGAIKRQLGKKMSC; this is translated from the coding sequence ATGGCTTTCTTGGAGGATGGGAACCACACATTAGTGACAGAGTTCATTTTATTGGGATTAACGGATGACAGAGTCCTCAGAGTCATCCTCTTCACCATCATCCTGTGCTTCTACCTGGTGACTGTGTTTGGAAACCTCAGCACCATCCTTCTCATCAGAGtctcttcccagctccatcaccccatgtacttttttctcagtCAGTTGGCTTCTGTTGACATGGGCCTTTCATCTTCTGTCACACCCAATATGCTTGTCAACTTCCTGGTAAAGCAAAATACCATCTCCTACATTGCATGTTCTATTCAGTTTGGCTTAGCTGCTTTCTTTGGGACAGttgaatgctttcttctggctgcCATGGCTTATGATCGCTTTGTAGCAATCTGCAACCCACTGCTTTATTCCACAAAAATGTCTACAGAGTCCTGTATCCAGTTAGTCGTGGGATCTTATATAGGTGGCTTTCTTAATGCTTCTTCCTTcatcctttcattcttttcttttatcttctgtgGACCAAATAGGATCAATCACTTTTACTGTGATTTGGCTCCTTTGGTGGAACTCTCCTGTTCTGATGTCAGTGTCTCTGTAGTTGTTACCTCATTTTCTGCTGGTTCAGTCACTGTGATCACAATGTTTGTCATAGCCATCTCCTATTCTTATATTCTCATCACCATCCTGAAGATGCACTCCACTGAGGGCAGACACaaagccttctccacctgcaccTCCCACCTTACTGCAGTCACTCTTTATTATGGCACCATTACATTCATTTATGTGATGCCCAAGTCNAGCTACTCCACAGACCAGAACAAGGTGGTGTCTGTGTTCTATATGGTGATGATCCCCATGTTGAACCCCCTCATCTATAGCCTCAGGAATAATGAGATTAAGGGTGCTATCAAGAGACAGCTTGGAAAGAAAATGTCCTGCTAG